In the genome of Yarrowia lipolytica chromosome 1B, complete sequence, the window ATCCGAGAGGCTAAGAACTCTTGGGGTAACGCCTTTTTCAAGCAGGACGCCCGAATCTCCCCCATCCGAGGAGCGCTGGCAACCTACGGTCTCACCATTGATGACATCTCCGTCGCTTCTTTCCATGGTACAtccaccaaggccaacgagAAGAACGAGACCACCACCGTCAACGCCATGCTGGAGCATCTCGGCAGAACCCGGGGTAACCCTGTCTACGGTATCTTCCAGAAGTACCTTACTGGTCACCCCAAgggagctgctggtgcctGGATGCTCAACGGAGCCATCCAATGCCTCAACTCTGGTATCATCCCTGGTAACCGAAACGCCGATAACGTGGATGCCTACTTTGAGCAGTGCCAGCACGTGGTGTTCCCCTCGCGATCTCTGCAGACCGATGGCCTCAAGGCTGCTTCCGTGACCTCCTTTGGTTTCGGTCAGAAGGGTGCCCAGGCCATTGTCATCCACCCCGACTACCTGTACGCTGCCCTGACACCCTCCGAGTACTCCGAGTACACCACCCGAGTCGCCCAGCGATACAAGAAGGCTTACCGATACTACCACAACGCCATTGCCGAGGAGTCCATGTTccaggccaaggacaaggctCCCTACTCTGCTgagctggagcaggaggtCTACCTGGATCCTCTTGTGCGAGTCCACCAGAACGAGGACACCGAGCAGTACTCCTTCAACGCCAAGGACCTCGCTGCCTCCGCCTTTGTCAAGAACTCCCACAAGGACACCGCCAAGGTGCTTGCCAACCTCACCTCCCAGGTGTCCGGTTCTGGTAAGAACGTTGGTGTCGACGTTGAGGCCATCTCCGCCATCAACATTGATAACGACACCTTCCTTGACCGAAACTTCACCGCCAACGAGCAGGCCTACTGCTTCAAGGCCCCCTCCCCCCAGTCTTCTTTCGCTGGCACTTGGtctgccaaggaggctgttTTCAAGTCTCTGGGCGTCAAGTCCCAGGGCGGAGGAGCTGAGCTCAAGTCCATTGAGATCACTCGAGATGGCAACGGAGCTCCCGTCGTGGTTCTTCACGGAGCTGCCAAGgacgctgctgcttctAAGGGTATCTCCACCGTCAAGGTGTCCATTTCCCATGACGACTCTCAGGCCgtggctgttgctgttgccgAGTAGATCGTGATGAGCGATGTGAGATGAAATGAGGAGGATTTTATATGTGTTTTAATTGATTGATTTATGATAGGATGGGCCGtaatatgtacatacagtagttcaACAGACTGGTCCGTACGTCAAGCCATGGGACGACAAGCCTGttatacagtatgtactgtagtatgtacagtacaattTGTGAGAGTTCGTGATTcaaaaagaagatgatgCCTCTCACAATAAAAGAGACAAAAATAAATGGTCCCtagcaggatcgaactgctgaTCTTCGCGTTTGCAAAAGGGGCTAATTTCTTTATTAGCACGacgccttaaccaactgggccaaggGACCTATTTTTATACAAAATAAACTGTGGCCCCTACTATCCAAATTCAGTCAATTTCAAACCTGAATCATCAgaataaaaacaaaacaaaaaacgAAATCGCTTCAAAACGACACTGATGTCAAGGTGGCAGTTTTATAATACTGTGATGATACTAAATTTTAAGTCAAGCTCGAGTTTCCACTACTCATAACGTATGGTCATGCGGCAGTGTCTTGTGACATTGAACTCCGGATTAATAGAGCTTTGAAAGCCGAAATGTGAGGAATTTTGGGTAGTGGGTATAAATTGATCTCGTTATTAAGAGGAATACTGACGTTCCCCTTCATCTCTTGTTGTACTGTCACTTGTCAACACACCTCCAGCGATACATGCGCCATGTTATCACTTATCGTTATGTTAGGGTTCTGCATTTGCATAGTGCAAGTGctaaaaaaatatttgCCCTGTAGAGCTCTACACGACAAAACCACACACTCATAATCGATACAAAATGAGCTACACgatctcagcagcagctctaTATTCTGCAACGATATACCTGTTGTTTCTGCGCGACAGAAGTCGACAAAGTCTCGAGCGAAGTGAAATTCTGGCTGCAAGGGAGGCTACAAACTACAGCATCAGCAATACGACTATTTTCTCCGGAGTGACAGCTAAAAGCTACGGTTTCAATGCGCATTACAGAGGGGTTCCCGCAACGTACTGGTCgtggctgctgttggtccagggtctgtttgtgctgGGCATGTTCTACATGGACTGGCCAACAGTTGGATATGGAGCACTTCTCGTCTGGAGCTTTTATGCTTATGCCACGGAGCAGTGTGACAAGCAGGGGCGCATGAGTGGCCTCAAGATCCAGAGCATGTTTGGTCCGGTCAAAACGTTTGCTGGCCGGGACAAGTTCCACTGGTACGCTGTTGTCAACACGGGTACCTCTCTTGATCTGTTGCCAGAGTCATCTGATGATGAGCTttctgaggaggaggaggaggacgtCGAGATGGACGGCGACGTCAACATGGAAGAAACTTACCGGACTCTGAGACAAAATATGCATAGTTTCGAGGAGATTATGGGGGAGGGAGAAGaggttgtgtttgaggtGGACGAGCCGGTCGAGGAGGACTATGGAATGGACGAGTTTGATATTGAGGGTGAAGACGATGAGCCCAAGTTTGAGGGGTTTTCACCTGTTCTGTCTCCCCATGACCCTTCTGATTCGGGTGAGCAAGAAGAGACTCGCATGCTCGACGAATGGGACAGAGAGAGTTATGCTCCTTCGGTCGGAGGACGAGCCatggaggaagagaacTCCGACGAAGAGGACTACATGAGCCCTGATACACCCGGCTCGATTCAGCTTGTTTTGAAGCGCGTGAATCTTCCGCTTCCTCCCGTCCACCACTTTCAGGGATACATTGGAGTGTATAGACATACCAGGCTCAAGAGATCGACCGTGGTGCACACGTGCCTTGATCCCATGGACTATGAAGCCATGGAAACGGTTGTTCTCTAGAGACACAGTGCATCACGAGTGGAATTGTGACAGGATAGGCAAGAAAATACGCCAGAGGGGACATGGTGAACCAAAAGTGACTTTATTTGCGCAGAATATGGCGGcatggtacaagtatcatGGTTTGTGGGTGAAGTTGGGGTTTGTGGGTCCAGGGCAGTTGGTTCAACTGGGTCCACTTGTGAATGCGGGGTTGTTGAGCAACCCTCTTGCCTTTTCTTGGCCACCCCATACTGCTTCTGAACTGGTCTGATGGGGATCTGACGCGGTGTCTGAGTTTGGTGTCTTACTGCTTGTAGGAGAATCCTCAGACGAGTACATGCGGTAGGGTTTCTACACGCTCAATTGCGTGCTGGGGCGTTATTTATGCACTAGTACACGGGTATTTAAATACAGGTTGGATGTGATTCGAGTGGGCGTAGGTACCTATATATGCTCAACTTCTAGACAGTATCATCATGTTAACGAGGTGTAATAGGCTCGGAGATTCATCGGGCCCTTATCAATATCTATCTTAATAAAAGTGTCTCATCTCGGCCTGCCTGCTGCCATCAGTAAATGACTCAAGCGGAGAATTCTCGGGAATTCTATTTGAGATGGACAATGATCCCATCACACGGTGTGCAGCCCTGGAGGCGGCAAAAAGTACCAATCCTGGAGAGCTATGCAGGCTCCCCCAACACTACTGATTGAACAGTGAAGAATAAGCAACACCAAATAAGTTAAGCTAATAAATAGGGTAGAGATAGGGTGCGAggctggagcagctgtgGTGTGTTAGATAAGGGGAAATAGTGCTAGGCGATAAGCCTGTTATCAGTGGCTTTCAAACttacggtacttgtagtcgcGTTCTGACGTCTTTCCCATACTAATAACGCACTTACCGTCATCAAGTGGGT includes:
- a CDS encoding uncharacterized protein (Compare to YALI0B19448g, no similarity) is translated as MSYTISAAALYSATIYLLFLRDRSRQSLERSEILAAREATNYSISNTTIFSGVTAKSYGFNAHYRGVPATYWSWLLLVQGLFVLGMFYMDWPTVGYGALLVWSFYAYATEQCDKQGRMSGLKIQSMFGPVKTFAGRDKFHWYAVVNTGTSLDLLPESSDDELSEEEEEDVEMDGDVNMEETYRTLRQNMHSFEEIMGEGEEVVFEVDEPVEEDYGMDEFDIEGEDDEPKFEGFSPVLSPHDPSDSGEQEETRMLDEWDRESYAPSVGGRAMEEENSDEEDYMSPDTPGSIQLVLKRVNLPLPPVHHFQGYIGVYRHTRLKRSTVVHTCLDPMDYEAMETVVL